A window from Populus trichocarpa isolate Nisqually-1 chromosome 3, P.trichocarpa_v4.1, whole genome shotgun sequence encodes these proteins:
- the LOC7478324 gene encoding meiosis-specific protein ASY1, with the protein MVVAQKVKEAQITEQDSLLLTRNLLRIAIFNISYIRGLFPEKYFNDKSVPALEMKIKKLMPMDAESRRLIDWMEKGVYDALQKKYLKTLLFCVCETIEGPMIEEYTFSFSYSDSESQEVSMNINRTGNKKQGGTFKYNSKNEITPNQMRSSACKMVRTLVQLMRTLDKMPEERAILMKLVYYDDVTPADYEPPFFRGCTEEEAHNAWTKHPLQMEVGNVNSKHFVLALKVKSVLDPCEDENDDMEDDEVSLGADSVERDGYSESGTEVNQSQEDQYIVAPVDKQRPEEDSGLVDEDDTQDQVEDEQQLARVKDWIISHHLDTIELTDVLSNFPDISVVLIEEIMGKLIEEGVLSKIGTDTYSKIKQKAFEYEFTAVKEEIDGDKAPQAEDRMYMKALYHVLPMEYVTISKLQNKLAGEANQSTARKLLEKMIRDGYVEAKGNRGLGKRVIHSSLTETKLMEVRRALGNDAMDIDTNQPYKKSNHPESQKMGNDYKDGSTCGVLHSIGSDLTRMVIRSEMNQNGSARCDQTISKTRDHGNTPTSRAEPVASRESFFPGKENVRANGNTNYLDEADTVICSRSSQDKRSRKTSTVKEPIVQCTKRQKSQVV; encoded by the exons ATG GTTGTTGCACAGAAAGTGAAAGAAGCGCAGATCACCGAGCAAGATTCTCTTCTTCTG ACAAGGAACCTGCTTCGTATTGCTATATTCAATATCAGTTACATTAGAGGCTTGTTTCCAGAGAAGTATTTCAATGATAAGTCTGTCCCTGCTTTAG AGATGAAGATTAAGAAGTTGATGCCCATGGATGCTGAGTCTCGTAGACTGATTGATTGGATGGAGAAAG gtgtcTATGATGCATTACAGAAAAAATACCTAAAGACACTTCTATTCTGTGTGTGCGAGACTATAGAGGGCCCGATGATCGAGGAGTACACAT TTTCCTTCAGTTATTCTGATTCTGAGAGTCAAGAGGTTTCAATGAATATCAATCGCACTGGAAACAAGAAACAAGGAGGAACATTCAAGTATAACTCCAAAAATGAAATTACTCCCAATCAGATGAG AAGTTCTGCTTGTAAAATGGTCCGAACACTGGTTCAGTTGATGAGAACTCTGGATAAGATGCCTGAAGAG CGGGCTATATTGATGAAGCTCGTCTACTATGATGATGTGACG CCAGCAGATTATGAGCCTCCATTCTTCAGGGGCTGCACAGAAGAAGAAGCCCATAATGCATGGACTAAGCATCCTTTGCAAATGGAGGTTGGCAATGTCAACAGCAAGCATTTTGTATTAGCACTCAAG GTGAAGAGTGTGCTTGATCCATGCGAGGATGAAAATGATGATATGGAGGATGATGAAGTGAGCTTAGGTGCTGATTCTGTAGAAAGGGATGGTTATTCTGAATCTGGCACTGAG GTTAACCAATCACAAGAAGACCAATACATAGTTGCACCAGTAG ACAAGCAACGTCCAGAGGAAGACAGTGGCCTGGTTGATGAAG ATGATACACAGGACCAAGTGGAAGATGAGCAACAATTGGCCAGGGTGAAAGACTGGATTATAAGCCACCATCTTGATACCATTGAACTTACTGACGTTCTCTCTAATTTTCCAGATATCTCAGTG GTTTTGATTGAAG AAATTATGGGCAAACTCATTGAGGAAGGTGTTTTATCGAAAATTGGAACAGATACTTACAGCAAAATCAAGCAGAAG GCCTTCGAGTATGAGTTCACTGCGGTGAAAGAGGAAATTGATGGAGACAAAGCTCCTCAGGCTGAAGATCGCATGTACATGAAG GCTTTGTATCATGTGCTTCCAATGGAATATGTGACAATTTCAAAGCTACAGAACAAGCTAGCCGGAGAAGCCAATCAGAGTACTGCGCGCAAGTTACTTGAAAAAATGATCCGAGACGGGTATGTTGAAGCCAAAGGAAACCGAGGGCTAG GCAAGCGTGTCATTCATTCCAGCCTAACTGAAACGAAGCTTATGGAAGTCAGGAGAGCCTTGGGCAATGATGCTATG GACATTGATACTAatcaaccatataaaaaatccaaccaTCCAGAATCCCAGAAAATGG GGAATGACTACAAGGATGGCTCAACATGTGGTGTTCTCCACTCCATCGGTTCAGATCTTACACGCATGGTGATCAGATCAGAAATGAATCAGAATGGATCAGCTAGGTGCGATCAGACTATCTCAAAGACAAGGGACCATGGAAACACTCCTACAAGCAGGGCTGAG CCTGTTGCTTCAAGAGAGAGTTTTTTTCCAGGAAAGGAGAATGTCAGAGCAAATGGAAACACAAATTACCTTGACGAGGCAGATACAGTTATCTGCAGCAGATCCTCTCAAGATAAGCGGTCCAGAAAGACGAGCACG GTCAAGGAGCCTATTGTTCAGTGCACGAAGCGCCAGAAATCTCAAGTTGTCTGA
- the LOC7496580 gene encoding 65-kDa microtubule-associated protein 8: MGSFQIGMRSSALLETSCGYLLQELQMIWDEVGKDQFEREKVLHDLEQECLEVYRRKVDSANISRARLHQELAESEAEFTHLLLSLGERSLPGRPEKMSGTLKEQLDAITPALREMRLRKEERMNQFRSVQGQIQKISAEIAGQSVYDDSITNVIVNENDLSLKKLEEYQIELQRLCDEKNDRLQLVDTYIDTIHDLSSTLGMESSMIITKVHPTLNELCGISKNISDSILAKLNSTVESLKAEKQTQLEKLHQLGKALTNLWNLMDTPYKDRHSFSNVTALLSLTSAEVSDHGSLTLNIIQQAEAEVKRLDQLKASKMKELFFKKQSELDQICNKSHMEIPSQPGMENIINLINSGEIDHADLLMSLDEQISAAKEEATSRKAIMEKVERWMLAHDEERWLEEYSMDENRYSVRRGAHKNLRRAERARIIVNKIPVLVALLVAKTKSWEEERNKIFLYDGVPLMEMLEEYNMSRQEREEEKQRQREKKVPSYVVAGQENVVGSRPDTSSRRLSNRSLNGSLSNATPLNRRLSLCLQQLGTNSINSANQGISYIKEGRKMQGQRMFPRPDLTSHLRDEAASVVSSFSGPLSP, from the exons ATGGGTTCGTTCCAAATTGGAATGCGAAGCTCTGCGTTACTAGAAACATCATGTGGGTATCTGCTTCAGGAATTGCAG ATGATCTGGGATGAAGTTGGGAAAGATCAGTTTGAAAGAGAGAAGGTTCTGCATGATTTAGAACAAGAATGTTTAGAGGTTTATCGGAGAAAAGTTGACAGTGCAAACATATCAAGAGCTCGCCTGCATCAAGAGCTGGCAGAATCCGAAGCTGAATTCACCCATCTTCTTTTGTCCCTTGGTGAACGATCACTTCCAGGACGG CCAGAAAAAATGTCAGGAACGCTGAAGGAGCAGCTAGATGCAATCACCCCAGCTCTCCGGGAGATGCGtctgagaaaagaagagagaatgaATCAATTTAGATCCGTGCAAGGCCAGATTCAAAAAATTTCTGCTGAAATTGCAGGTCAATCGGTATACGATGACTCAATAACAAATGTCATTGTGAATGAGAATGATCTTTCATTAAAGAAACTTGAGGAATATCAGATTGAGCTACAAAGACTGTGCGATGAGAAG AATGACAGGCTCCAGCTAGTGGACACATACATCGACACAATTCATGATTTGTCCTCAACATTAGGAATGGAATCCTCCATGATCATAACAAAGGTGCATCCAACTTTGAATGAATTGTGTggaatatcaaaaaatataagtgATAGTATTCTGGCTAAACTCAACAGCACTGTGGAATCTCTCAAAGCAGAAAAACAAACGCAGCTTGAGAAG CTTCATCAGCTTGGAAAAGCACTAACAAACTTGTGGAATCTAATGGACACACCCTATAAAGATCGTCACTCGTTCTCCAATGTCACAGCCTTATTATCTCTCACATCAGCTGAAGTATCAGATCATGGAAGCCTTACTCTAAATATAATCCAGCAG GCTGAAGCTGAAGTCAAGAGACTGGATCAGCTAAAAGCAAGCAAGATGAAAGAGCTTTTCTTCAAGAAACAGAGTGAGTTAGATCAAATATGCAATAAATCACACATGGAGATTCCTTCACAGCCAGGGatggaaaatataattaatcttaTAAATTCAG GGGAGATTGACCATGCCGATCTCCTCATGAGTTTGGATGAGCAGATATCAGCAGCAAAAGAAGAAGCCACTAGCAGGAAGGCTATAATGGAAAAGGTTGAAAGGTGGATGCTAGCACATGATGAAGAGCGTTGGTTAGAAGAATATAGCATG GATGAAAATCGATATTCAGTTCGCAGAGGTGCTCACAAGAATCTGAGACGTGCAGAACGTGCCCGAATAATAGTCAACAAAATCCCAG TTCTAGTGGCATTGCTTGTAGCAAAGACTAAGAGTTGGGAAgaggaaagaaacaaaatattccTGTATGATGGG GTACCTCTGATGGAAATGCTAGAAGAATATAACATGTCAAGGCAGGAGAGGGAAGAGGAGAAGCAAAGACAAAGG GAAAAGAAGGTCCCAAGCTATGTAGTTGCTGGGCAAGAAAATGTGGTTGGGTCAAGGCCAGACACCAGCAGTCGACGTCTTTCAAACAGGAGCTTAAATGGAAGCTTGAGCAATGCAACCCCTTTAAACAGAAGGCTTTCACTTTGTCTCCAACAGTTGGGAACCAACAGCATCAATTCTGCAAATCAAGGAATATCTTACATAAAGGAAGGAAGAAAGATGCAAGGACAGAGGATGTTTCCTCGACCTGACCTCACTTCTCATCTTCGAGATGAAGCAGCTTCCGTCGTCTCATCCTTTTCTGGGCCGTTATCTCCCTAA